One genomic region from Cellulomonas hominis encodes:
- a CDS encoding quaternary amine ABC transporter ATP-binding protein: MTGLRVEGVYKVFGRRPGEAVKRLRDGAAREDVRQWGTAAVIDADLEIRSGETFVVMGLSGSGKSTLIRMLNGLLKPTAGRVLLGDDDLGAVSAAQLRTIRQQKVSMVFQHFALLPHRSVRDNAAYPLALQGIDKAERRARADEALELVGLGQWGDALPHELSGGMRQRVGLARALAADTDILLMDEAFSALDPLIRREMQDQLLELQQSLGKTIVFITHDLNEAMYLGDRIAVMRDGRVVQVGTSEQILSDPADDYVAQFVADVDRTRVLTASSVMRRPAAVVSQAGGPRLALRTMRDAQVAAAYVVDRTRTLRGIIRDADAVDAVRAGRESLDGLVDTSLSSVSVDTALADVFAPAAESPLPVPVTDDKGRLVGVIPRVTLLEAMVPPETSTPPRGTPVADAPGAAVDPAARVGEEVPA, translated from the coding sequence GTGACAGGACTGCGCGTCGAGGGCGTGTACAAGGTGTTCGGCCGCCGGCCGGGCGAGGCGGTGAAGCGGCTCCGCGACGGGGCCGCCCGCGAGGACGTGCGGCAGTGGGGGACGGCGGCGGTCATCGACGCCGACCTCGAGATCCGCAGCGGCGAGACCTTCGTGGTCATGGGGCTGTCGGGGTCCGGGAAGTCGACCCTGATCCGGATGCTCAACGGCCTGCTGAAGCCGACCGCCGGGCGCGTGCTGCTCGGCGACGACGACCTGGGCGCCGTCTCCGCGGCCCAGCTGCGGACCATCCGGCAGCAGAAGGTCAGCATGGTGTTCCAGCACTTCGCGCTGCTGCCGCACCGCAGCGTCCGGGACAACGCCGCGTACCCGCTGGCGCTCCAGGGCATCGACAAGGCGGAGCGCCGCGCCCGCGCCGACGAGGCGCTCGAGCTGGTCGGCCTCGGCCAGTGGGGCGACGCGCTCCCCCACGAGCTGTCCGGCGGCATGCGGCAGCGCGTCGGACTGGCCCGGGCGCTCGCCGCGGACACCGACATCCTGCTGATGGACGAGGCGTTCTCGGCCCTCGACCCGCTGATCCGCCGCGAGATGCAGGACCAGCTGCTCGAGCTGCAGCAGTCGCTCGGCAAGACCATCGTCTTCATCACGCACGACCTCAACGAGGCCATGTACCTCGGCGACCGGATCGCCGTGATGCGCGACGGCCGCGTCGTGCAGGTCGGGACCAGCGAGCAGATCCTGTCCGACCCCGCCGACGACTACGTCGCGCAGTTCGTCGCCGACGTCGACCGCACGCGGGTGCTCACGGCCTCGTCGGTGATGCGCCGCCCCGCGGCGGTCGTGTCGCAGGCCGGCGGTCCGCGGCTGGCGCTGCGCACCATGCGCGACGCGCAGGTCGCGGCCGCCTACGTCGTGGACCGCACCCGGACCCTGCGCGGGATCATCCGGGACGCCGACGCCGTGGACGCCGTCCGCGCCGGGCGCGAGTCCCTCGACGGGCTGGTGGACACCTCGCTGAGCTCCGTGTCGGTCGACACCGCGCTGGCCGACGTGTTCGCGCCCGCCGCCGAGTCGCCGCTGCCCGTGCCGGTCACCGACGACAAGGGCCGCCTGGTCGGGGTCATCCCCCGCGTCACGCTGCTCGAGGCCATGGTGCCGCCGGAGACCAGCACGCCGCCGCGCGGCACCCCGGTCGCCGACGCGCCGGGAGCCGCCGTCGACCCGGCCGCCCGCGTCGGCGAGGAGGTGCCGGCATGA
- a CDS encoding sensor histidine kinase: protein MSATHPAAPPAPPPASSIATPAPVASTAALARGAVWQPGVLTRTWRELGYLFLTLLLAPFAFAYAVVAIVLPPSLAVTVVGLFPAGWVVQGGRAWAGLYRAMARGMLRTSIAPPLPRRRTRGFWRRLGSLLGDAAAWRGLAYGLLALPLAIVSFVLPVAFLAVALGGTTHWFWYRWLPEQEGADGQLHRGASFGPDYFIDTPLRQWILIAIGLLAFLVFQRLTIGFAHVFRLLGANLLGPTASSLRVRFLEQTRGAAVTDADARLRRIERDLHDGTQARLVTVAMQIGDARDRLATRGEDDAVRADALDLLDGAQGALKETLVELRDIARGIHPPALDDGLAVALETLAARCPVPVTVDVDLAEQPAPEVETIAYFAVAELLTNVVRHSGASGAYVRAEVADGTLWVRVRDDGHGGARPGLPGASGGSGLGGLADRVATVDGDLHIDSPVGGPTVVTVHLPLSVAR from the coding sequence ATGTCCGCCACCCACCCGGCCGCCCCGCCGGCCCCGCCACCGGCCTCGTCGATCGCCACCCCGGCGCCGGTCGCGAGCACCGCGGCGCTGGCGCGCGGCGCCGTGTGGCAGCCCGGCGTGCTGACCCGCACCTGGCGCGAGCTCGGCTACCTGTTCCTCACCCTGCTCCTCGCGCCGTTCGCGTTCGCGTACGCGGTGGTCGCGATCGTGCTGCCGCCGTCGCTCGCCGTCACGGTCGTGGGGCTGTTCCCCGCCGGGTGGGTCGTGCAGGGCGGGCGCGCCTGGGCCGGGCTGTACCGGGCGATGGCCCGCGGGATGCTCCGCACCTCGATCGCCCCGCCGCTGCCGCGCCGCCGCACGCGCGGGTTCTGGCGCCGGCTCGGCAGCCTGCTCGGCGACGCCGCCGCGTGGCGGGGGCTGGCGTACGGGCTGCTGGCGCTGCCGCTCGCGATCGTGTCGTTCGTGCTGCCCGTGGCGTTCCTCGCGGTCGCGCTCGGCGGGACGACGCACTGGTTCTGGTACCGGTGGCTGCCGGAGCAGGAGGGTGCCGACGGACAGCTGCACCGGGGGGCGTCGTTCGGCCCGGACTACTTCATCGACACGCCGCTGCGGCAGTGGATCCTCATCGCGATCGGCCTGCTCGCGTTCCTCGTGTTCCAGCGCCTGACGATCGGGTTCGCCCACGTGTTCCGGCTGCTCGGCGCGAACCTGCTCGGTCCGACCGCGTCCAGCCTGCGCGTGCGGTTCCTGGAGCAGACGCGCGGCGCCGCGGTCACCGACGCCGACGCCCGGCTGCGCCGCATCGAGCGCGACCTGCACGACGGCACGCAGGCCCGGCTCGTGACCGTCGCCATGCAGATCGGCGACGCCCGCGACCGGCTGGCGACCCGCGGCGAGGACGACGCCGTGCGCGCCGACGCCCTGGACCTGCTCGACGGCGCGCAGGGTGCGCTCAAGGAGACGCTCGTCGAGCTCCGCGACATCGCGCGCGGCATCCACCCGCCGGCCCTCGACGACGGCCTGGCCGTGGCGCTCGAGACGCTCGCGGCGCGCTGCCCCGTGCCCGTCACCGTCGACGTGGACCTCGCCGAGCAGCCCGCGCCGGAGGTCGAGACCATCGCGTACTTCGCGGTCGCCGAGCTGCTGACGAACGTGGTCCGGCACTCCGGCGCGTCGGGCGCGTACGTCCGGGCGGAGGTCGCGGACGGGACGCTGTGGGTCCGGGTGCGCGACGACGGCCACGGCGGCGCACGGCCGGGCCTGCCCGGAGCGTCCGGCGGCAGCGGCCTCGGCGGGCTGGCGGACCGCGTGGCCACCGTGGACGGCGACCTGCACATCGACAGCCCGGTGGGAGGCCCTACGGTGGTGACCGTGCACCTGCCGCTGAGCGTCGCCCGATGA
- a CDS encoding LuxR C-terminal-related transcriptional regulator, with translation MRVVIAEDSVILRDGLVALLSRRDHEVVAAVGDGDALVREVDALAAAGALPDIAVVDVRMPPGFTDEGLRAALTLREQHPGLGVLLFSQYVETRYAAQLFGGDARGVGYLLKDRVADVADFLDALERIAAGRTVLDPEVVTQLMGAARVDPGLARLTPRESEVLELMAQGRSNGAIAESLVLSYGAVEKHVTSIFGKLDLAPDAGDHRRVLAVLRYLDLEA, from the coding sequence GTGCGGGTCGTGATCGCGGAGGACTCCGTCATCCTCCGGGACGGCCTCGTCGCGCTGCTGTCCCGGCGCGACCACGAGGTCGTCGCGGCCGTCGGGGACGGCGACGCGCTGGTCCGCGAGGTCGACGCCCTGGCCGCTGCCGGGGCGCTGCCCGACATCGCCGTCGTGGACGTGCGGATGCCGCCCGGGTTCACCGACGAGGGGCTGCGCGCCGCCCTGACCCTGCGCGAGCAGCACCCCGGGCTCGGGGTGCTGCTGTTCAGCCAGTACGTCGAGACCCGGTACGCCGCGCAGCTCTTCGGGGGCGACGCCCGCGGGGTCGGCTACCTGCTCAAGGACCGGGTCGCCGACGTCGCCGACTTCCTCGACGCCCTCGAGCGGATCGCCGCCGGGCGCACCGTGCTGGACCCCGAGGTCGTCACGCAGCTCATGGGCGCCGCCCGGGTGGACCCCGGCCTGGCCCGGCTGACCCCGCGCGAGTCCGAGGTGCTCGAGCTCATGGCGCAGGGCCGGTCCAACGGGGCCATCGCGGAGAGCCTCGTGCTGTCCTACGGGGCGGTCGAGAAGCACGTGACGTCCATCTTCGGCAAGCTCGACCTGGCCCCCGACGCCGGCGACCACCGCCGCGTCCTGGCGGTCCTGCGCTACCTCGACCTGGAGGCCTGA